From Diospyros lotus cultivar Yz01 chromosome 4, ASM1463336v1, whole genome shotgun sequence, a single genomic window includes:
- the LOC127800807 gene encoding 60S ribosomal protein L7a-2-like, giving the protein MAPKKGIKPATGAKKKPEKVVNPLFEKRPKQFGIGGALPPKKDLHRFVKWPKVVQIQRKRRILSQRLKVPPPLNQFTKTLDKNLATSLFKMLLKYRPEDKAAKRERLLKRAQAEAEGKPVESKKPIVVKYGLNHVTYLIEQNKAQLVVIAHDVDPIELVVWLPALCRKMEIPYCIVKGKSRLGTIVHKKKAAVLCLTTVKNEDKLEFSKILEAIKANFNDKYDEYRKKWGGGIMGSKSQAKTKAKEKLLAKEAAQRMS; this is encoded by the exons ATG GCTCCGAAGAAAGGCATCAAACCAGCTACGGGGGCTAAGAAGAAACCG GAGAAGGTGGTAAACCCACTGTTCGAGAAGCGGCCGAAGCAGTTTGGAATAGGTGGGGCACTGCCTCCGAAGAAAGATCTGCATCGGTTCGTGAAGTGGCCCAAGGTTGTTCAAATCCAGAGGAAGAGAAGGATCCTTAGCCAGCGCCTGAAGGTTCCCCCGCCCTTGAACCAATTCACCAAGACCCTTGATAAGAACTTGG CCACAAGTCTATTTAAGATGCTCCTTAAGTACAGGCCTGAGGATAAAGCAGCTAAAAGGGAGCGCCTTTTGAAAAGGGCTCAGGCTGAGGCTGAAGGAAAGCCTGTTGAATCTAAAAAGCCTATTGTTGTGAAATATGGTCTCAACCATGTCACTTACCTCATTGAGCAG AACAAAGCGCAATTAGTTGTCATTGCTCATGATGTGGACCCAATTGAGCTGGTTGTCTGGCTTCCTGCATTATGCAGAAAAATGGAGATCCCATACTGCATTGTGAAGGGGAAATCTCGATTGGGAACC ATTGTCCATAAGAAAAAAGCTGCTGTTCTCTGCTTGACCACTGTCAAGAATGAAGACAAGTTGGAATTCAGCAAAATCTTGGAGGCTATCAAG GCCAACTTCAACGATAAGTATGACGAGTACAGGAAGAAGTGGGGTGGTGGCATCATGGGTTCCAAATCCCAAGCCAAAACCAAGGCCAAAGAGAAGCTTCTAGCCAAGGAAGCTGCTCAGAGGATGAGTTAA